From a region of the Salinispira pacifica genome:
- a CDS encoding ribonucleotide-diphosphate reductase subunit beta, which translates to MAIINNSKTDPNKILPMTYSWARQHYKDGVANNWVPEEIPMQDDIELWKSGRLSDAERHLIMWNLGFFSTAESLTANNIVLSVYNHVTNPECRQYLLRQAYEEAVHTDTFIYCCDSLGLDPDQLYGMYETIPSIKEKDDFVINLTEGILDPHFSTVGSDNIRRFIHDLIGYYVIMEGIFFYAGFAMMLALKRQKKMVGIGEQFEYIMRDESLHLAFGADLINTIVAENPDIWTDEFKAEVTKLIAEAVELEKVYARDACPNGILGFSSQQFCDYVEHIADRRLERINLKAIYGKPNPFPWMSQSTDLSKEKNFFETRVTEYQIAGNLDWD; encoded by the coding sequence ATGGCAATCATCAACAACAGTAAGACCGACCCGAATAAAATCCTGCCCATGACGTACTCATGGGCCAGGCAGCATTACAAGGACGGGGTAGCGAACAACTGGGTTCCCGAGGAAATCCCCATGCAGGACGACATAGAGCTCTGGAAATCCGGACGCCTGAGCGACGCGGAGCGGCACCTGATTATGTGGAACCTTGGATTTTTCAGCACTGCCGAAAGCCTGACCGCAAACAACATTGTTCTGAGCGTGTACAACCACGTCACCAATCCCGAGTGTCGGCAGTACCTGCTGCGCCAGGCCTACGAGGAGGCGGTGCACACCGACACATTTATCTACTGCTGTGATTCCCTGGGTCTGGACCCCGACCAGCTCTACGGCATGTATGAGACTATCCCCTCCATCAAGGAGAAGGACGACTTTGTCATCAACCTCACCGAAGGAATCCTGGATCCACATTTCTCAACCGTCGGCAGCGACAACATCAGACGGTTCATCCACGACCTCATCGGCTATTACGTTATAATGGAAGGAATATTCTTCTACGCCGGCTTCGCCATGATGCTGGCCCTCAAGCGCCAGAAAAAAATGGTTGGCATTGGCGAGCAGTTCGAGTACATCATGCGGGACGAGAGCCTGCACCTTGCCTTCGGCGCTGACCTCATTAACACCATCGTCGCCGAAAATCCCGATATCTGGACCGATGAATTCAAGGCTGAGGTCACAAAGCTCATCGCCGAGGCGGTGGAACTGGAAAAGGTTTATGCCAGAGACGCATGCCCCAACGGCATACTGGGTTTCTCCTCGCAGCAGTTCTGCGACTACGTCGAGCACATCGCAGACCGCCGCCTTGAGCGGATAAATCTCAAAGCAATCTACGGGAAACCAAATCCCTTCCCCTGGATGAGCCAGTCCACCGACCTTTCCAAGGAGAAAAACTTCTTCGAAACCAGGGTAACCGAGTACCAAATAGCCGGCAACCTGGACTGGGATTAG
- a CDS encoding GNAT family N-acetyltransferase: protein MEARQLGEILLVRPLEQKDAPEIHKIIQENRSHLSPWLGWVSKNNTLEDAQDFVSFAQKKTENGSPTLGIFVEEMFKGIASYHPIDFKNRTGSLGYWIDKHCTGMGYTTTSIRHLMRIGFQEYNLARLEIKCATKNVASQKVAEKLGFTCEGILRQAERINESVHDLKLYSLLRSEWEYS from the coding sequence ATGGAAGCAAGACAGTTAGGTGAAATATTACTCGTCCGTCCTCTCGAACAAAAAGATGCCCCGGAGATTCACAAAATAATCCAGGAAAACAGGTCACACCTCTCGCCATGGCTCGGTTGGGTATCGAAAAACAATACACTGGAAGATGCTCAAGATTTTGTATCATTTGCACAAAAGAAAACTGAAAATGGTTCGCCCACTTTAGGCATTTTTGTTGAGGAAATGTTTAAAGGAATTGCATCGTATCATCCTATAGACTTTAAAAATAGAACGGGCTCTCTCGGGTACTGGATAGATAAGCATTGTACCGGCATGGGATATACAACGACATCAATCAGGCATCTCATGCGTATCGGCTTTCAGGAATATAATCTCGCACGTCTTGAAATTAAATGTGCCACCAAAAATGTTGCAAGCCAGAAAGTTGCTGAAAAACTTGGTTTTACCTGTGAAGGAATATTACGGCAAGCAGAACGGATTAATGAATCTGTGCACGATTTGAAGCTGTACTCACTGTTACGATCCGAATGGGAGTATTCATGA
- a CDS encoding DDE-type integrase/transposase/recombinase codes for MSKNASYSRYSTSFKLAVNLGIADQADISSLPTSTRHNFRNADFTDIVGKKYEGLTNRLEEIKDILDSRTATAVAHSIARVAFFLKRLGKNAHRLNKIKSPQIRESFIYLVERTKQFIPDKQILKFFDMTPRRFNLWKANPIGCTRAPRFECVASYPTQLTNNEIAKLIKAFRDPIKSAWSAFAIAATLVRERIVISSIPTILSYARDLGLHKRKVKNKKQKRGSIEAEDVDEVWHMDVTQIKSTEGIVHYLHLLIDNYSRKILSWHLDTKLRARNSRVVTRKAITQMADKKKSAMLITDGGSEFDNMMMRTTLAGTGLELMIAGKDVDFSNSMIEAVNKSLKYRHIFPRGLPKANRLWESLKHYIEEYNCRPHTKLKGLTPNEVYSGYELDEELYKLLMSDAREKRMEINRSSCPPCQPVPPVYPFDEPVVEIQAYKGTETDKTCEAGTCSKVKSGGDCRSCSK; via the coding sequence ATGTCAAAAAACGCATCCTATTCCCGCTACTCAACAAGCTTCAAACTCGCAGTAAATCTTGGTATTGCTGATCAGGCTGATATATCGTCGCTTCCGACATCAACTCGCCATAACTTCCGAAATGCCGATTTCACCGATATCGTAGGCAAAAAATATGAAGGCCTCACAAATCGCCTGGAGGAAATTAAAGACATTCTTGATTCTCGAACAGCGACAGCAGTAGCGCATTCTATCGCCAGAGTTGCATTCTTTTTGAAGCGGCTTGGTAAGAATGCTCACCGGCTGAATAAGATAAAATCACCCCAAATTCGGGAATCTTTCATATATCTGGTAGAAAGAACAAAGCAATTTATTCCGGACAAGCAGATCCTCAAGTTCTTTGATATGACGCCAAGGCGTTTCAATCTCTGGAAAGCAAATCCAATAGGCTGCACCAGAGCACCCCGCTTTGAGTGTGTTGCATCATACCCGACTCAGCTGACTAATAATGAAATTGCTAAGTTGATCAAGGCATTCCGTGATCCGATTAAATCCGCATGGTCCGCATTCGCGATAGCCGCAACTCTGGTGCGGGAACGAATCGTCATATCCAGCATCCCTACTATCCTGAGCTATGCCCGTGATCTTGGGCTGCATAAGCGGAAAGTCAAAAATAAGAAGCAGAAACGCGGCAGCATAGAAGCGGAGGATGTGGATGAGGTGTGGCATATGGATGTGACCCAGATAAAGTCCACAGAAGGAATAGTTCATTACCTTCATCTTCTGATAGATAATTACTCGCGCAAAATTCTATCCTGGCATCTGGATACCAAACTCAGAGCGAGAAACTCCAGAGTCGTGACTAGGAAAGCGATTACCCAAATGGCAGATAAGAAAAAATCAGCCATGCTGATTACAGACGGCGGAAGTGAATTCGATAATATGATGATGAGAACTACATTGGCAGGAACAGGTTTGGAACTTATGATTGCCGGGAAGGATGTTGATTTTTCCAACTCCATGATCGAGGCGGTAAACAAATCCCTGAAGTACCGGCATATCTTTCCTCGGGGACTTCCGAAGGCAAATCGGCTCTGGGAATCTTTGAAACATTATATTGAGGAGTACAATTGTCGGCCCCATACAAAACTGAAGGGCCTGACTCCCAATGAGGTATATTCCGGATATGAACTGGATGAAGAGTTATACAAGCTTTTGATGTCGGATGCCCGAGAGAAACGCATGGAGATTAACCGGTCATCCTGTCCACCTTGCCAGCCTGTGCCACCGGTATATCCATTTGATGAGCCTGTGGTCGAAATCCAGGCATATAAGGGGACGGAAACGGATAAAACCTGTGAAGCAGGTACGTGCAGTAAGGTAAAATCCGGAGGAGATTGCAGATCATGTTCAAAGTGA
- a CDS encoding anaerobic ribonucleoside-triphosphate reductase activating protein, with product MKEPVAKMMKTETFCDQKAGKLPGISPHSPHQRSDGLSRLGFYPTSLVDFPGRVASVLFTAGCPLACPYCHNAELIHGRHPESFLSMAEVLTALAARRNRVSHVVISGGEPLVHPGLYDFIDELADIGMSIKLDTSGVLPSALEKVLNHPALVYVAMDVKTTPSNYALVGGKSGMGKRVLESLRILRAWKDSEEFSLHSTREYELRTVCAPGIINEIALKEISELLNPGEKWTLSRYKGEKVLDPEINELPMLSEEQIVQLESCWERHGCIC from the coding sequence ATGAAAGAGCCCGTAGCCAAAATGATGAAAACAGAGACCTTCTGTGATCAAAAAGCCGGAAAGCTTCCCGGCATATCTCCTCATTCCCCGCACCAGCGTAGTGACGGTCTCTCCCGCCTGGGGTTCTACCCCACGAGCCTTGTGGATTTTCCCGGGCGGGTTGCCTCAGTTCTATTTACCGCCGGCTGCCCTTTGGCCTGCCCCTACTGCCACAATGCAGAGCTCATACATGGCAGGCACCCGGAGTCATTTCTTTCCATGGCAGAGGTACTTACAGCTTTAGCAGCCCGGCGAAACCGAGTCAGCCACGTAGTGATCAGCGGTGGCGAGCCGCTGGTGCATCCCGGACTTTACGATTTCATAGACGAACTTGCAGACATCGGTATGAGCATAAAGCTGGATACATCGGGAGTTCTGCCCTCCGCTCTCGAAAAGGTTCTCAACCATCCTGCGCTGGTGTATGTAGCCATGGATGTAAAAACCACACCCTCGAACTACGCCCTCGTCGGCGGAAAATCGGGCATGGGAAAAAGAGTTCTTGAAAGCCTCAGAATTCTGAGGGCTTGGAAGGATAGCGAAGAATTTTCATTGCATAGCACCAGGGAATATGAATTGCGGACCGTATGCGCTCCGGGAATTATTAATGAAATAGCTCTCAAGGAGATATCCGAGCTGCTAAATCCTGGGGAGAAATGGACGCTCAGCAGATACAAGGGCGAAAAGGTCCTCGATCCAGAAATAAATGAGCTGCCAATGTTGAGTGAAGAGCAAATAGTACAGCTTGAAAGCTGTTGGGAAAGACATGGATGTATATGCTGA
- a CDS encoding ribonucleoside triphosphate reductase: METTQISVISRDGEIRNFDISRIENAVSKAYAAVAHLDSQAGWPSVTPHNIAVKVREKIISSIAELNTEHGIEPISVEIERIQDAVEQTLMEMELFKQAKAYMLYRSKHGELRSFDAAMLDISNTMDGYLGKSDWRVNENANVNYSLGGLILHNSGAITANYWLNSIYSPEVAKAHKSAAFHIHDLSMFSGYCAGWSLRQLIAEGLGGVRGKISSTPAKHLVTLVQQMVNFLGIMQNEWAGAQAFSSFDTYLAPFVREDGLDQAGVKQALQSFIYGVNTPSRWGSQAPFTNITLDWMVPGDLADKAAVVGGIELDYSYGDLQAEMDMINRAFLELMIEGDASGRGFQYPIPTYNITKDFAWNSENAELLFRMTGKYGTPYFQNFVNSDLNPGDVRSMCCRLQLDKRELRKRGGGLFGSDEFTGSIGVVTINLPQIAHLAADRHDFLARLDELMNLASESLETKRVVVQKLLDQGLFPYTKRYLSHLNNHFSTIGIVGMNEATENFMGKNLLDNEARAFALEILDHMRSRMADLQESTGSLYNLEASPAEGTSYRLALHDTKNHPGIITAGTEEQPFYTNSTQLPVDATADILDALDLQDDMQSRYTGGTVFHGFLGESIKDWRACADLVRIIAHNYRLPYFTISPTFSICPVHGYLDGEVHECPHCSGETEVYSRIVGYYRALKNWNQGKSREFVERKTYVHTIDSAGMVRPDTPTIANTLIAKAEAAHSAPSLEYYFTPSCPKCPSVKSTLENVAANFTPVDAASEGGAILAAENGISSVPTVIARDRNGREVFRSSDLNRIAEYIRK; this comes from the coding sequence ATGGAAACCACGCAGATATCAGTAATAAGCAGAGACGGTGAAATTCGCAACTTCGATATCTCCCGTATAGAAAATGCCGTTTCGAAGGCATACGCCGCTGTAGCCCACTTGGACAGCCAGGCAGGATGGCCATCTGTAACGCCACACAACATTGCAGTTAAGGTTAGAGAAAAAATAATTTCATCAATAGCCGAGCTGAATACAGAGCATGGAATTGAGCCCATCAGCGTAGAGATCGAAAGAATTCAGGATGCTGTGGAACAGACGCTCATGGAAATGGAACTCTTCAAGCAGGCCAAGGCCTACATGCTTTATCGTTCCAAGCATGGGGAGCTTCGCAGCTTCGATGCCGCCATGCTGGACATCAGCAATACAATGGACGGCTACCTTGGGAAATCCGATTGGCGGGTAAACGAAAACGCAAACGTGAACTACAGCCTCGGCGGCCTCATTCTCCATAATTCCGGGGCGATAACCGCTAATTATTGGCTCAACAGCATCTATTCTCCGGAGGTTGCCAAGGCTCACAAGAGCGCAGCCTTTCATATACACGATTTATCGATGTTTTCGGGTTACTGCGCAGGCTGGTCCCTTCGCCAGCTCATTGCCGAAGGCCTGGGCGGGGTGAGGGGTAAAATATCCTCCACCCCGGCAAAACATCTGGTAACCCTGGTCCAGCAAATGGTGAATTTCCTCGGCATTATGCAGAATGAATGGGCAGGCGCCCAGGCATTTTCCAGTTTCGACACGTATCTGGCACCCTTCGTGCGCGAAGACGGGCTGGATCAGGCAGGGGTGAAGCAGGCTCTGCAAAGTTTTATCTACGGGGTGAACACCCCCAGCCGCTGGGGAAGCCAGGCTCCGTTTACTAACATCACCCTGGACTGGATGGTCCCTGGGGATCTGGCCGACAAGGCCGCAGTGGTCGGCGGCATTGAGCTTGACTATAGCTATGGTGACCTCCAAGCGGAGATGGACATGATCAACCGGGCGTTTCTGGAATTGATGATTGAAGGCGACGCGTCGGGACGGGGTTTTCAATATCCCATCCCCACCTACAATATCACCAAGGACTTCGCCTGGAATAGTGAAAATGCCGAGCTCTTATTCAGAATGACAGGTAAATACGGCACTCCGTATTTCCAGAATTTCGTAAACTCCGACCTCAATCCCGGTGATGTCCGCTCAATGTGCTGCAGGCTCCAGCTGGACAAGCGCGAGCTGCGCAAACGGGGGGGAGGGTTGTTCGGCAGCGATGAGTTCACCGGCTCAATAGGTGTTGTAACTATTAATCTTCCCCAAATTGCCCACCTTGCCGCCGACCGCCACGATTTCCTTGCCCGCCTTGACGAGCTTATGAATCTTGCAAGTGAAAGCCTGGAGACCAAGCGCGTGGTTGTGCAAAAGCTCCTGGACCAGGGACTGTTCCCCTATACAAAACGATACCTCAGCCATTTGAACAACCATTTCTCCACCATCGGGATTGTCGGCATGAATGAGGCCACGGAGAATTTCATGGGCAAAAACCTTCTGGACAACGAAGCTCGGGCTTTCGCCTTGGAAATACTGGACCACATGCGCAGCCGTATGGCCGATCTTCAGGAGAGCACCGGCAGCTTGTACAACCTGGAAGCCAGCCCGGCGGAGGGAACAAGCTACCGCCTGGCTCTGCACGATACAAAAAATCACCCTGGCATAATAACCGCGGGCACCGAAGAACAGCCCTTCTACACAAACTCGACCCAGCTGCCCGTGGATGCAACAGCAGATATTTTGGACGCCTTGGATCTGCAAGATGACATGCAGTCCAGGTACACCGGTGGAACGGTGTTCCACGGATTTCTGGGAGAAAGCATAAAGGACTGGAGGGCCTGCGCGGATCTGGTCAGAATTATCGCCCACAACTACCGCCTACCCTATTTCACCATATCGCCAACATTCTCCATTTGCCCGGTCCACGGATATTTGGACGGCGAGGTGCACGAATGCCCCCATTGCAGCGGCGAAACCGAAGTCTACAGCCGCATAGTCGGATATTACCGCGCCCTGAAAAACTGGAACCAGGGCAAGAGTCGAGAATTCGTCGAGAGGAAGACCTATGTTCATACCATAGACAGCGCGGGGATGGTTCGCCCCGATACTCCAACCATCGCAAACACCTTGATCGCAAAAGCCGAGGCTGCGCATAGCGCTCCCAGCCTGGAGTACTACTTTACCCCAAGCTGTCCCAAATGTCCCTCGGTGAAATCGACACTGGAGAATGTGGCTGCGAATTTTACCCCGGTAGATGCGGCATCTGAGGGTGGTGCGATTCTGGCTGCGGAAAACGGCATATCATCGGTTCCAACGGTTATTGCTAGGGATCGCAATGGCAGAGAGGTGTTCAGGAGCAGCGATCTGAATCGCATCGCCGAGTACATCCGCAAATGA
- a CDS encoding ribonucleoside-diphosphate reductase subunit alpha: MRAFVHEISEKYPSPVLVREHGGRGENRKEDNMRVSHVRKRDGRQGEFDFSRIRSALSRAFEAGGEGREETGENEHHDKVEATAAEIEKMIRSWEDAQLAAIGPGAELPAIPVEEIQEMAETALMKCGYFETAKRYIRYRYHHGLERRETGRQRKEDAESGKMAVATGSGQRVSFSRENLEAYLNQQRQLLGKVKAAEIDSSRISRMVLEGLGETVSTAELRLLSVQAAAGLIEEDPVYDEYAALLLRQAHARELLASEAGESGYFTAYRQGFIREINRGIELSYFDPRLAEFNVEAMSQAIKPERDMELRYIGSETLRERYLLQIEGKPSETYQGFWMRVAMGLALNEANKEEKALEFYELMSSLRFIPSTPTLFHAGLEHPQLSSCYLSTVNDDLSHIFKVMGDNAALSKWSGGIGNDWTRVRGTGAWIASTKVHSQGVIPFLKIANDVTVAINRSGKRRGATCAYLETWHYDIEDFLDLRRNTGDDRRRTPDMNTANWIPDLFMKRVEAQGEWTLFSPDETPDLHDLYGSDFEKRYEEYEAAAARGEINLFKNVEAEKLWRKMLSRLFETGHPWITFKDPSNIRSPQDHAGVVHNSNLCTEITLNNSSDETAVCNLGSINLPRHLRAISDESGGDNNTGAAFVELDEELIAGTVSTAIRMLDNVIDINYYPTEEARRSNMRHRPIGLGILGFQDALFMQGLGFHHEEALAFADRSMEVISWNAIMASSQLAAEKGAYDSFKGSKWDRGILPQDSLDILEAQRGIDIDVPRGGALDWEPVRQSVKKHGMRNSNTMAIAPTATISNIAGVYPCIEPAYKNLYVKSNMSGEFTVVNRYLVQELKAMDLWNDQIRELLKFRDGSVQEITQIPAELRERYLEAFEIDPVTLLRFTARRSKWIDQSQSHNVFMKGSSGKMLDTIYRSAWRMGLKTTYYLRTLAASQIEKSTLDAKVYGYTQKRGAGASAGGDESSPATGSTPENQPVAKVAGVGLALAAAPMTAVQGAEICNLLDPDCEACQ; encoded by the coding sequence ATGCGTGCGTTTGTGCATGAAATTTCGGAGAAGTACCCGTCCCCGGTCTTGGTAAGAGAGCATGGTGGAAGGGGCGAAAATCGCAAGGAGGACAATATGAGAGTAAGCCATGTTCGCAAGCGCGACGGCAGACAGGGGGAATTTGACTTCTCCCGGATACGCTCGGCCCTGAGCAGAGCGTTTGAAGCCGGCGGGGAAGGCAGAGAAGAAACGGGCGAAAACGAGCACCACGACAAGGTGGAAGCAACCGCTGCTGAGATTGAAAAGATGATTCGGTCATGGGAGGACGCTCAACTGGCGGCTATTGGCCCCGGAGCGGAGCTGCCCGCCATCCCCGTAGAGGAAATACAGGAAATGGCCGAGACGGCTTTGATGAAGTGCGGGTACTTCGAAACAGCCAAACGCTACATCCGTTACAGGTATCACCACGGATTGGAGCGAAGAGAAACCGGTCGCCAACGAAAAGAAGACGCCGAGAGCGGGAAAATGGCGGTGGCCACCGGCAGCGGCCAGAGGGTCAGCTTTTCCCGAGAAAATCTGGAAGCGTATTTGAACCAGCAGCGCCAACTCCTCGGCAAAGTAAAGGCCGCCGAAATTGACAGCAGCCGCATAAGCCGCATGGTTCTGGAAGGGCTTGGCGAAACGGTGAGCACCGCAGAACTCAGGCTCCTCAGCGTTCAAGCCGCAGCCGGGCTCATAGAAGAGGACCCGGTGTACGATGAATACGCAGCCCTGCTCCTGCGCCAGGCACATGCGCGGGAACTGCTGGCCTCCGAGGCTGGAGAAAGCGGGTATTTTACCGCATACCGTCAAGGCTTTATCCGGGAAATCAACCGGGGCATCGAACTCTCATACTTCGATCCCCGCCTCGCCGAATTTAATGTAGAGGCAATGTCTCAGGCCATAAAACCCGAACGGGATATGGAATTACGCTACATCGGCAGCGAGACCCTGCGCGAGCGCTATCTCCTGCAGATTGAAGGCAAGCCCTCGGAAACCTATCAGGGTTTCTGGATGCGGGTCGCAATGGGCCTTGCTCTGAATGAGGCTAATAAAGAAGAAAAGGCCCTGGAGTTCTACGAGCTTATGAGCAGCCTTCGATTTATTCCATCTACCCCCACGCTTTTCCACGCAGGATTGGAACATCCCCAGCTTTCAAGCTGCTATCTTTCCACGGTGAACGACGATCTCTCGCATATTTTCAAGGTGATGGGCGACAATGCGGCCCTTTCCAAGTGGTCGGGCGGAATAGGAAACGACTGGACACGCGTTCGGGGCACCGGCGCTTGGATTGCCAGCACCAAGGTGCACTCCCAGGGAGTCATCCCCTTTCTGAAAATCGCCAACGACGTCACCGTCGCCATTAACCGCTCGGGCAAGAGGCGGGGAGCGACCTGCGCCTACCTCGAAACATGGCATTACGACATTGAAGATTTCCTCGATCTGCGCCGCAACACAGGCGACGACAGACGCCGCACCCCGGACATGAACACCGCCAACTGGATACCCGACCTGTTTATGAAGCGGGTTGAGGCCCAAGGCGAATGGACCCTGTTCTCCCCGGATGAGACCCCCGACCTGCATGACCTATACGGTTCGGACTTCGAGAAACGATACGAGGAGTACGAAGCGGCTGCGGCAAGGGGCGAGATCAATCTCTTCAAAAACGTTGAAGCCGAAAAGCTTTGGCGAAAGATGCTCTCCAGGCTCTTCGAAACCGGTCACCCCTGGATAACCTTCAAGGATCCCAGCAATATCCGCAGTCCGCAGGATCACGCGGGGGTGGTGCACAATTCCAACCTTTGCACCGAAATAACCCTCAACAATTCGTCTGACGAAACTGCAGTGTGCAACCTGGGCTCGATAAACCTTCCCCGGCATCTGCGCGCTATTTCTGATGAAAGCGGCGGGGATAATAATACCGGTGCAGCATTCGTTGAACTCGACGAAGAGCTTATCGCCGGGACAGTTTCCACCGCCATCCGCATGCTGGACAACGTCATCGACATCAATTACTACCCCACCGAAGAAGCCCGGCGCAGCAATATGCGACACCGGCCCATCGGCCTGGGCATACTTGGATTCCAGGACGCCCTGTTCATGCAGGGTCTCGGCTTCCATCACGAAGAGGCTCTGGCCTTTGCCGACAGATCCATGGAGGTTATTTCCTGGAACGCCATAATGGCCAGCTCCCAGCTCGCAGCCGAAAAAGGTGCTTATGACAGCTTCAAGGGCAGCAAGTGGGACAGGGGCATTCTTCCCCAGGACAGTCTGGACATCCTTGAAGCCCAGCGGGGCATTGACATTGACGTTCCCCGTGGCGGAGCTCTGGATTGGGAGCCGGTTCGGCAATCGGTTAAGAAACACGGCATGCGAAACTCGAACACCATGGCAATCGCCCCCACGGCGACCATCTCTAACATCGCAGGTGTCTACCCCTGCATAGAGCCGGCGTACAAGAACCTCTATGTAAAGAGCAATATGTCCGGCGAATTCACTGTTGTGAACCGCTACCTGGTCCAGGAGCTCAAGGCCATGGACCTGTGGAACGACCAGATCCGCGAACTGCTCAAATTCAGGGACGGCTCGGTTCAGGAAATAACCCAGATCCCCGCCGAACTACGGGAGCGCTATCTTGAAGCCTTCGAGATTGATCCGGTTACCCTGCTTCGCTTCACCGCCAGGAGAAGCAAATGGATAGACCAGAGCCAAAGCCACAACGTCTTTATGAAGGGAAGCTCAGGCAAAATGCTGGATACCATCTACCGCAGCGCTTGGCGTATGGGATTAAAAACCACCTATTATCTGAGAACTCTGGCCGCGAGCCAGATTGAAAAATCAACCCTGGATGCAAAGGTCTACGGCTACACCCAGAAACGGGGTGCAGGGGCAAGTGCAGGCGGGGATGAAAGTTCGCCGGCTACAGGCAGCACTCCCGAGAACCAGCCGGTTGCAAAAGTCGCAGGTGTTGGTCTGGCTCTTGCCGCTGCTCCCATGACGGCGGTTCAGGGAGCTGAAATTTGCAACCTTCTGGATCCCGACTGCGAGGCTTGCCAGTAA
- a CDS encoding IS5 family transposase codes for MYRTEDKTQLSFEGFYLPFGGKLNPNNRWVQLADLIPWEDLEAEYASQFAIESGQGAPAIQFRTALGALIIKEKLGITDEETVEQIRETPYLQYLIGMQGYQDEAPFDPSMMVHFRKRISMDMITHANELIIAEERKKKLKMIRKLKKKKILR; via the coding sequence ATGTATAGAACTGAGGACAAAACGCAGCTTTCATTTGAAGGTTTCTATCTCCCATTTGGAGGCAAACTGAACCCCAATAACCGCTGGGTACAGCTTGCTGATTTAATTCCCTGGGAAGATTTAGAAGCAGAATACGCCTCACAGTTTGCTATCGAAAGCGGGCAAGGCGCTCCGGCAATACAGTTTCGGACAGCTCTGGGTGCCCTGATTATAAAGGAAAAATTAGGAATTACAGATGAGGAAACCGTGGAGCAGATTCGTGAGACGCCTTACCTGCAATATCTCATCGGAATGCAGGGGTACCAGGATGAGGCTCCCTTTGATCCATCAATGATGGTCCATTTCAGAAAGCGAATCAGCATGGACATGATCACTCACGCAAATGAATTGATTATTGCCGAAGAACGTAAAAAAAAACTGAAGATGATACGGAAGCTGAAAAAGAAGAAAATCCTGAGGTAG
- a CDS encoding HigA family addiction module antitoxin, whose translation MNTRKPTHPGIVLKEDVLVPLNLTVTEAAEDLGVSRKALSELINERAALSPDMAVRIAKATNTSAQSWLNMQSKLDLWNAEQKEYKIIPFPSTKPDDDVQVQM comes from the coding sequence ATGAATACGCGAAAACCTACACACCCTGGAATTGTGTTAAAAGAGGATGTTCTTGTTCCTCTAAATCTCACTGTCACCGAAGCAGCTGAGGATCTTGGCGTTTCACGCAAAGCATTATCTGAGCTGATAAATGAACGAGCTGCGCTCAGCCCCGACATGGCAGTAAGAATTGCGAAGGCAACTAATACATCCGCTCAGAGTTGGCTAAATATGCAATCAAAGCTTGATTTGTGGAATGCCGAGCAAAAAGAATATAAGATTATTCCCTTTCCAAGCACAAAGCCTGATGATGATGTTCAGGTCCAAATGTGA
- a CDS encoding type II toxin-antitoxin system RelE/ParE family toxin, whose translation MIKSFRHKGLEEFFFTGKKKGINPDHAGKLSRILDRLDASITVQDMALPGYKLHKLSGNEKDIWSVWVNGNWRITFFFEEGNAYIVDYRDYH comes from the coding sequence ATGATCAAATCATTCAGGCACAAAGGTCTTGAAGAGTTCTTCTTTACAGGAAAGAAAAAGGGGATCAATCCTGATCATGCCGGAAAGCTTTCGCGAATCCTTGACCGACTCGATGCATCTATTACCGTTCAGGATATGGCGCTGCCAGGTTATAAATTGCATAAACTTTCCGGAAATGAAAAAGACATTTGGTCTGTCTGGGTTAATGGAAACTGGCGCATCACTTTTTTCTTCGAGGAAGGCAATGCCTATATCGTAGATTACCGGGATTATCATTGA